One genomic region from Henningerozyma blattae CBS 6284 chromosome 2, complete genome encodes:
- the TBLA0B09370 gene encoding uncharacterized protein (similar to Saccharomyces cerevisiae DNF3 (YMR162C); ancestral locus Anc_2.349), which produces MADLDFSFIYSRRAKHTVDGRHIPIVLNKDSEFYKEFAIPPKNKNKNKKSHHRKLRDERSGKAYISNVITSSRYTIYTFFPRQVYAQFSKLANIYFFAIAVLQMIPGWSTTGTYTTIIPILIFMGISMAREGYDDYKRHRLDKEENRKTCKVLQKNIDSFHFDMTEHLSDSDDPFEYDRFDFEDSNDPNFDKKNLMTFNTFHQIIIFKLRKNFWYDLSVGDIVLLSHDDWVPADLLLLTTDNINNECYVETMALDGETNLKCKTSHPKINSLANDADKLANMQVEITVEDPNIDLYNFEGNLDLSPHIKRNQNPSNNTITIRNDDSNSSNKSNAQPTEIQYSEQGSRMETINSNIFSNTNSFQLEDSKNKIEENVAKKIVSVEENTNNLDLYSTNIELLNTPPTRESDTQTKYPLTSDNVMYRGSIVRNTSHALGIVIFTGEETKIRMNALKNPRTKAPKLQKNINIIVAFMVFVVAMVSFFSYLGHDIERRKYVDNDHAWYLWKEDAGAAATIMSFIIMYNTMIPLSLYVTMEIIKVFQGKFMEWDIDMYYAENDTPCESRSATILEELGQVSYIFSDKTGTLTNNKMLFKKFSIAGSSWEHVVVTKQDEVTKELSMRNYNSRANSGLFGSSKSTVAFGNPLQKTSSDLDVISVDDNTILNQLGITKQVTKDLKENGFVPTISVDDLPPARTSVEYKGNSNATYTGRPSMRALYGDGIRRSIGATAKKSLSTSRRSSRLSRNSSAKNIEIENESINNSSDEEINSIPDLKTSFELIHFIQSFPETIFAKKAKFFILSLALCHTCLPRRKHLKNKNGNFDPKEDIIEYQSSSPDELALVTAARDLGYVVYNKNAQVLTIKSFPNGFENDPVLEDYEILNVVEFNSHRKRMSVLVKVPNESNRILLICKGADNVILDRLTDNHIVQDKIDELEANTRDRKETKAEVILQHKKSLERMAFENDVVDPLRNSISMDAEASLSLQAAKKSLLKKSNYRVDPEQQIGTIDQFLETVQKADDEIDQIALQSRKSLQKMQRKKYGPRFSFDNIPQGATPRSSAINRVTSGDSGYNSDDELKKNTTGVKEFSRIPTNDYNPTEYEDEMFEYIGSDELITNEEYVIEKTLQAIDDFSTDGLRTLLYAYKWINIDEYNAWAEKYHHANISIEDRAEKIQEVGGEIEEELYLVGATAIEDKLQDGVPETVQKIRRAGIKIWMLTGDKRETAINIGYSCKMIYDYSTVVVLTLADENIISKMNALSLELASGNIAHCVLVIDGATLTMFEGNPTLMSVFIEVSTKTDSVICCRASPSQKALLVSNIRNTDRSLVTLAIGDGANDIAMIQSADIGVGLAGKEGLQASRSSDYSIGQFRFLLKLLFVHGRYNYIRTAKFILCTFFKEVTFYLTQVMYQRYTMFSGSSLYEPWSLSMYNTLFTSLPVLCIGILEKDLKPITLLSVPELYTIGRLSKGFNLLMFLEWCILAACHSAAIFFLSVVIWGQSSLSDNSTYPLGVINFTAIIFLVSFKTQFLEMRNRNWIAFVCVLLSAGGWLVWCVSLPILHPIDKIYDVKYGFLRHFGRDITFWCTCFVLTMLSLSVDIVFQTFKVMVWPSDSDVFAVLERRGDMRKKLEFGAYNEMKQGWEWDHDPSSFQKYKEKVTFRKSRESSPLASDDITSNSLDKSQINRKVEGGAENSKSDGAKSENINLKYDPSEYEMLPSGKLIKISELTEQTLSHPSNSLYGENHEQQGAGSKLTSKITKKLRFKLNYEEEDVDAIIEQRMNDLE; this is translated from the coding sequence ATGGCAGATTTAGATTTCTCATTCATATATTCTAGAAGGGCGAAGCATACAGTAGATGGTAGGCATATACCTATTGTCttaaataaagattctGAATTTTATAAAGAGTTTGCTATACCGCCTAAAaacaagaataaaaataaaaaaagtcaTCATCGCAAATTAAGGGATGAAAGATCAGGGAAGGCTTACATTTCAAATGTTATTACATCATCTCGATACacaatatatacatttttcCCAAGACAAGTTTACGCacaattttcaaaattagctaatatttatttttttgccATTGCAGTATTACAAATGATACCAGGTTGGTCAACAACTGGTACTTATACTACTATTATCCcgattttaatatttatggGTATATCCATGGCTAGAGAAGGCTATGATGATTACAAGAGACATCGATtagataaagaagaaaacaGAAAAACTTGTAAAGTTctccaaaaaaatatagattCTTTCCATTTCGACATGACAGAACATCTCTCGGACTCTGATGATCCTTTTGAATATGATAGATTTGATTTCGAAGATTCTAATGATccaaattttgataaaaaaaatttaatgactTTCAATACCTTTcatcaaattataatattcaagTTGAGGAAAAATTTTTGGTATGACTTATCAGTAGGGGATATTGTATTATTGTCGCATGACGACTGGGTACCTGCTGaccttttattattaactactgataacattaataatgaatgtTATGTAGAGACAATGGCATTGGATGGTgaaacaaatttaaaatgcAAGACTTCACATCctaaaataaattctcTTGCTAATGATGCTGATAAATTGGCAAATATGCAGGTAGAAATCACAGTTGAAGATCCAAATATcgatttatataattttgaaggGAATCTAGACTTAAGTCCACATATAAAGAGAAATCAAAATCCTAGTAATAACACTATCACTATTAGGAATGACGATAgtaattcatcaaataaatctaatGCACAGCCGACTGAAATCCAATATTCTGAACAAGGCTCGAGGATGGAGACTATAAattccaatattttttctaacaCCAATTCTTTTCAATTGGAAGACTCgaagaataaaattgaagaaaatgttgcaaaaaaaattgttagtGTTGAAGAAAATACCAATAATCTAGATTTGTATTCTACAAATATTGAACTGTTGAACACTCCTCCAACTAGAGAATCGGATACACAAACAAAATATCCGTTAACGTCAGATAACGTTATGTATCGTGGGAGTATTGTACGTAATACAAGTCACGCTTTGGgtattgtaatttttacTGGTGAAGAAACAAAGATTAGAATGAATGCTTTAAAGAATCCTAGAACAAAAGCTCCAAAACTTCAAAAGaacattaatattattgttgcATTTATGGTGTTTGTAGTGGCCATggtttcatttttttcttatctAGGACATGATATAGagagaagaaaatatgTAGATAATGACCATGCTTGGTATTTATGGAAAGAAGATGCTGGTGCTGCTGCTACTATCATGTCCTTCATTATTATGTATAACACAATGATTCCTCTATCTTTGTATGTTACTatggaaattattaaagtttttCAAGGAAAATTCATGGAGTGGGATATTGATATGTATTATGCAGAGAACGATACCCCTTGTGAATCAAGATCAGCAACAATTTTAGAAGAATTGGGTCAAGTATCTTACATTTTCAGTGATAAAACCGGAAcattaacaaataataaaatgttattcaagaaattttcaattgctGGTTCTTCATGGGAGCACGTCGTTGTTACAAAACAAGATGAAGTCACTAAGGAGTTGTCTATGAGAAACTATAATAGCCGAGCTAATTCTGGCTTATTTGGTTCCTCAAAATCAACTGTTGCTTTCGGAAACCCTTTACAAAAAACTTCCTCAGACTTAGATGTAATATCAGTAGATGATAATACTATCTTGAATCAATTAGGTATTACAAAGCAAGTaacaaaagatttaaagGAAAATGGGTTTGTTCCTACTATTTCAGTGGATGATTTACCCCCTGCAAGAACTTCTGTTGAATATAAAGGTAATTCAAACGCTACATATACAGGAAGGCCAAGCATGCGAGCCTTGTATGGTGATGGTATCAGAAGAAGCATTGGTGCAACTGCAAAGAAAAGTTTGAGTACCTCAAGAAGATCAAGTCGACTCTCTAGAAATTCTTCagctaaaaatattgaaatagaaaatgaatcCATAAATAATAGTAGTGACGAAGAGATCAACAGCATACCTGACCTCAAGActtcatttgaattaatacACTTCATTCAAAGTTTTCCTGAAACAATTTTTGCTAAAAAAGCAAagttttttattctttcaTTAGCATTGTGTCATACCTGTTTGCCCAGAAGAAagcatttgaaaaataaaaatggaaatttTGATCCGAAGgaagatattattgaatatcaATCTAGTTCCCCTGATGAATTAGCATTGGTTACTGCAGCTAGAGATCTCGGCTATGTTGtctataataaaaatgccCAGGTCCTTACCATAAAATCTTTTCCTAATGGTTTCGAAAATGATCCTGTCTTAGAAGATTATGAGATTTTAAATGTAGTTGAGTTTAATTCGCACAGAAAGAGAATGTCTGTCCTGGTAAAAGTTCCTAATGAATCTAATagaattttattgatttgtAAAGGTGCGGATAATGTCATATTGGATAGGTTAACTGATAATCATATTGTTCaagataaaattgatgaattagaagCCAACACAAGAGATCGTAAAGAGACGAAGGCGGAGGTAATCCTTCAACATAAGAAATCCTTGGAAAGGATGGCTTTTGAAAACGATGTGGTAGATCCGTTGCGTAATTCGATATCTATGGATGCAGAAGCTAGTTTATCTTTACAAGCAGCTAAAAAGAGTTTACTAAAAAAGTCAAATTATCGTGTTGATCCTGAACAACAAATTGGTACAATTGACCAATTTTTAGAAACGGTTCAAAAGGCAGACGATGAAATAGATCAAATTGCACTTCAAAGTCGAAAATCATTACAAAAAATGCAACGGAAAAAATATGGTCCAAgattttcatttgataatattccTCAAGGAGCAACGCCAAGGTCGTCTGCAATAAATAGGGTTACAAGTGGAGATTCAGGCTATAACTCTGATGACGagttgaagaaaaatacaaCAGGTGTCAAGGAGTTTTCGAGAATACCGACAAATGATTATAATCCAACAGAATATGAGGATGAAATGTTTGAATATATTGGCAGCGATGAGTTAATCACTAATGAGGAATACGTAATAGAAAAAACTTTACAGGCAATCGATGACTTCTCAACTGATGGGTTAAGAACTTTATTGTATGCTTATAAGTGGATAAACATCGACGAGTATAATGCCTGGGCTGAAAAATACCATCACGCAAACATTTCCATTGAAGATAGAGCTGAGAAAATTCAGGAGGTTGGTGGTGAAATTGAGGAAGAATTATACCTTGTTGGTGCTACTGCGattgaagataaattaCAAGATGGTGTGCCTGAAACAGTTCAAAAGATTAGAAGGGCAGGAATTAAGATTTGGATGCTTACTGGTGATAAGCGAGAGACTGCTATTAACATTGGTTATTCTTGTAAAATGATTTATGATTATTCTACAGTAGTTGTCTTAACCCTTGcagatgaaaatattatttctaaaatgAACGCTCTTTCTTTAGAACTCGCCTCAGGTAATATTGCGCATTGTGTTTTAGTTATAGATGGAGCTACTTTAACTATGTTTGAAGGAAATCCCACATTAATGTCTGTCTTTATTGAAGTATCCACTAAGACTGACTCAGTCATATGCTGTCGTGCCTCTCCTTCTCAAAAAGCATTATTAGTGTCGAATATAAGAAATACTGACAGAAGTCTGGTTACCTTGGCAATTGGTGACGGAGCTAATGATATCGCGATGATTCAATCTGCAGATATTGGTGTTGGTCTAGCTGGTAAAGAAGGGTTACAAGCATCTCGTTCATCTGATTATTCCATTGGTCAATTTAgatttttgttaaaattgttatttgTTCATGGGCgttacaattatattcgtaCTGCTAAATTTATATTGTGTACCTTTTTCAAAGAAGTTACTTTCTATCTAACCCAGGTAATGTATCAAAGATATACCATGTTTTCAGGTTCCTCATTGTATGAACCGTGGTCTTTATCTATGTACAATACTTTGTTTACCTCACTTCCAGTCTTATGTATTGGTATTcttgaaaaagatttaaaaccaattactttattatcaGTGCCTGAATTATATACGATTGGTAGATTATCAAAGGGGTTTAATCTACTAATGTTCCTTGAGTGGTGTATCTTGGCAGCATGTCATTCTGCAgccatttttttcttaagTGTAGTAATTTGGGGTCAAAGTTCACTTTCTGATAATTCGACTTATCCACTAGGTGTCATAAATTTTACggcaattatttttttggttaGTTTTAAGACTcaatttttagaaatgCGCAATCGAAACTGGATTGCGTTTGTATGTGTGTTATTATCAGCGGGCGGTTGGTTAGTTTGGTGTGTTTCTTTACCTATCTTGCACCctattgataaaatatatgatgTCAAGTATGGGTTTTTACGCCACTTTGGCAGAGACATAACATTTTGGTGCACTTGCTTTGTTCTTACAATGCTATCGCTATCAGTAGATATTGTCTTTCAAACTTTTAAAGTAATGGTATGGCCATCTGATTCGGATGTTTTTGCAGTATTGGAAAGGCGTGGAGATATGAGAAagaaattagaatttggtgcatataatgaaatgaaACAAGGTTGGGAATGGGATCATGATCCAAGCTCCTTTCAAAAgtataaagaaaaagtaaCTTTCCGTAAATCAAGAGAAAGTTCTCCGCTTGCAAGTGATGATATCacttcaaattctttagaCAAATCACAAATTAATCGTAAAGTAGAGGGTGGAGCTGAAAACTCTAAATCAGATGGTGCAAAatctgaaaatattaacttGAAATATGATCCTTCTGAATATGAAATGTTACCAAGTGGTAAGCTGATTAAAATCTCGGAATTGACCGAGCAGACTTTATCTCATCCTAGTAATTCTTTATATGGAGAAAATCATGAGCAACAAGGAGCTGGCAGTAAGTTAACTTCAAAAATCactaaaaaattaagatttaaattaaattatgaGGAAGAAGATGTTGACGCTATTATTGAACAGAGAATGAATGATTTAGAGTAG
- the HLJ1 gene encoding type I HSP40 co-chaperone HLJ1 (similar to Saccharomyces cerevisiae HLJ1 (YMR161W); ancestral locus Anc_2.350), with product MSTASFSAEQEKIALEVLSKDKHAFYDILKVDKTAQDNEIKKSYRKLAIKLHPDKNPHPKASEAFKRINRAFEVLGDEKKRVLFDRIGRDPDDRSVPESSATASGFRGHNHGNMPSSFENMFFQRGRNPQEDLFDLFFNMQGSPFGNAFGGPFGDVRGFSFGPTPNGFRMYTNDTRRAAFNNARRAHQQRQQEQSEPQPLNSIELLKMALPIIVFLLIPFIEKFLFG from the coding sequence ATGTCAACAGCTTCATTTAGTGCAGAACAAGAAAAGATAGCTTTAGAAGTACTTTCAAAAGATAAACATGCTTTctatgatattttaaaggtTGATAAAACAGCAcaagataatgaaattaagaAATCTTATAGAAAATTGGCTATTAAGTTGCATCCTGACAAAAATCCACATCCTAAGGCAAGCGAGGCTTTTAAGAGAATAAATCGAGCTTTTGAAGTACTAGGTGATGAAAAGAAGAGAGTTTTATTTGACAGAATCGGTAGAGACCCTGATGATAGAAGTGTACCAGAGAGTTCAGCAACCGCATCTGGATTTCGTGGACATAATCATGGGAATATGCCCTCGAGTTTTGAAAACATGTTTTTCCAGCGTGGTAGAAATCCACAAGAGGACCTTTTCgatttattctttaatatgCAAGGTAGCCCATTTGGTAATGCATTTGGTGGCCCATTTGGTGATGTAAGAGGATTTTCATTTGGCCCAACTCCAAATGGTTTTAGGATGTATACTAATGATACTCGAAGAGCAGCCTTCAACAATGCTAGAAGAGCACATCAGCAAAGACAGCAAGAACAATCTGAACCACAACCGCTCAattctattgaattattaaaaatggcCTTACCTATAATTGTATTCTTACTAATACCCTTCATAGAAAAGTTCCTTTTCGGTTAA
- the TBLA0B09390 gene encoding uncharacterized protein, protein MAPATEVSTVTDTQAQLQLNSTPINHALSDVVKTDDWSDFAFRPIRESTVSRAMTSRYFHDLDKFAVSDVVIIGCGSSGMSAAYVIAKNRPDLKVAIIEANVAPGGGAWLGGQLFSAMVMRKPADLFLNELEIPYEDEGDYVVVKHAALFTSTVLSKVLQFPNVKLFNATAVEDLVTRPAGPNGEITVAGVVTNWTLVTQHHDDQCCMDPNVIELSGYKNDGTRDPSKKHGVVLSTTGHDGPFGAFSAKRIVAIDTNKKLLGMKGLDMNNAEAGVVKGAGSYSGVESMYFAGMEVAELEGCNRMGPTFGAMAVSGIKAGEEILKHFAN, encoded by the coding sequence ATGGCCCCAGCTACTGAAGTTTCCACTGTCACTGACACTCAAGCTCAATTACAATTGAACTCTACCCCAATTAACCATGCTTTATCCGATGTTGTCAAGACTGACGACTGGTCTGATTTTGCCTTCAGACCAATTCGTGAATCTACTGTCTCTCGTGCTATGACTTCTCGTTACTTCCACGACTTAGACAAATTCGCTGTCTCCGATGTTGTCATTATCGGTTGTGGTTCTTCTGGTATGTCTGCTGCTTACGTCATTGCTAAGAACAGACCAGACTTGAAAGTCGCCATTATTGAAGCCAATGTTGCTCCAGGTGGTGGTGCCTGGTTAGGTGGTCAATTATTCAGTGCCATGGTTATGAGAAAACCAGCTGACTTATTCTtgaatgaattagaaatcCCATACGAAGATGAAGGTGACTATGTTGTTGTCAAGCACGCTGCTTTATTTACCTCCACCGTCTTATCTAAGGTTTTACAATTCCCAAAtgttaaattattcaacGCTACTGCTGTTGAAGATTTAGTCACCAGACCAGCTGGTCCAAATGGTGAAATCACTGTTGCCGGTGTTGTTACCAACTGGACTTTAGTCACTCAACACCATGATGACCAATGTTGTATGGATCCAAATGTCATTGAATTATCTGGTTACAAGAATGATGGTACTCGTGACCCATCCAAGAAACACGGTGTTGTTTTATCTACCACTGGTCACGATGGTCCATTTGGTGCATTCTCTGCCAAGAGAATTGTTGCCATTGACACTAACAAGAAATTACTTGGTATGAAAGGTTTAGATATGAACAATGCTGAAGCTGGCGTTGTTAAAGGTGCTGGTTCTTACTCAGGTGTCGAATCTATGTACTTTGCTGGTATGGAAGTTGCTGAATTAGAAGGTTGCAACAGAATGGGTCCAACTTTTGGTGCTATGGCCGTTTCTGGTATTAAGGCTGGTGAAGAAATCTTAAAGCACTTTGCTAATTAA
- the GET3 gene encoding guanine nucleotide exchange factor GET3 (similar to Saccharomyces cerevisiae GET3 (YDL100C); ancestral locus Anc_2.355), translated as MDDFTVEPNLSSLITSSTHKWIFVGGKGGVGKTTSSCSIAIQMALAQPNKQFLLISTDPAHNLSDAFGEKFGKDARKVTGMNNLSCMEIDPSAALKDMNDMAVSTGSDDQSGLGDLLQGGALADLTGSIPGIDEALSFMEVMKHIKNQERSEGDDFDTVIFDTAPTGHTLRFLQLPTTLSKLLEKFGEITSRLGPMLNSLAGTGDVDIASKLNELKQNVEKIRQQFTDPDLTTFVCVCISEFLSLYETERLIQELISYDMDVNSIIVNQLLFAEYDVEHNCKRCQSRWKMQKKYLEQIDELYDDFHVVQMPLCAGEIRGLNNLTKFSQFLKKEYDPVENGHIIYELEEKNNWHSSVCGKYSLNIYFIYNQL; from the coding sequence ATGGATGATTTTACAGTAGAACCAAACTTAAGCTCCTTAATTACTTCATCAACTCACAAGTGGATTTTCGTTGGTGGTAAAGGTGGTGTTGGTAAAACAACATCTTCTTGCTCCATTGCGATTCAAATGGCTTTAGCACAGccaaataaacaatttttattgatttctACTGATCCAGCTCATAATTTATCAGATGCCTTTggtgaaaaatttggtaAGGATGCCAGAAAAGTTACAGGTATGAATAATTTGTCATGTATGGAAATTGACCCATCTGCTGCTTTAAAAGATATGAATGATATGGCTGTTTCTACTGGTTCTGATGACCAATCTGGATTAGGTGATTTATTACAAGGTGGCGCTTTAGCTGATTTAACCGGTTCTATTCCAGGTATTGATGAAGCATTATCATTTATGGAAGTCATGAAACATATTAAAAATCAAGAACGTAGCGAAGGTGATGATTTTGATACTGTTATATTTGATACTGCACCAACTGGTCATACTTTAAGATTTTTACAATTGCCTACTACCCTATCtaaattattggaaaaatttggTGAAATTACAAGTAGATTAGGACCAATGCTAAATTCATTAGCAGGCACTGGTGACGTTGATATTGCTagtaaattaaatgaattaaagcAAAACgttgaaaaaattagacAACAATTTACCGATCCAGATTTGACTACATTTGTTTGTGTTTGTATCAgtgaatttttatcattgtATGAAACTGAAAGATTAATCCAGGAATTAATATCGTATGATATGGATgtaaattctattattgTCAATCAATTACTATTTGCTGAATACGATGTTGAACACAATTGTAAAAGATGTCAATCAAGATGGAAAATGCAGAAGAAGTATTTGGAAcaaattgatgaattataCGATGATTTCCATGTTGTTCAAATGCCATTATGTGCTGGTGAGATTAGAGGCTTAAATAACTTAACTAAATTttctcaatttttaaagaaagaatATGATCCTGTGGAGAATGGGCATATCATTtatgaattagaagaaaaaaataattggcATAGTTCTGTTTGTGGAAAGTATTCACTGAATATTTACTTCATATATAAccaattataa
- the TBLA0B09410 gene encoding uncharacterized protein: MSEDAARAKKLEEVRKRVEELKKKKTKKSKKKVKATKEKESETPIADASSAAENSVIAEESTGKPENEESENDSKDQSKVEEEKIESKEDKPEDMIREDLNKDLNEYTNESTTDQISKIDSSKLDKLEDDTIKEEKLRAQKILRYLRMILLKRKN, translated from the coding sequence ATGTCAGAAGATGCAGCAAGAgctaaaaaattagaagaagtTAGAAAGCGTGTAGaggaattaaaaaagaagaaaacgAAGAAAAGTAAAAAGAAGGTTAAAGCTACCAAGGAGAAAGAATCTGAAACTCCAATTGCTGATGCTTCATCTGCTGCTGAAAACAGTGTAATTGCAGAAGAATCTACAGGTAAGcctgaaaatgaagaatctGAAAATGATTCTAAGGATCAGTCCAAAGTTgaggaagaaaaaattgaatccAAAGAGGATAAACCAGAGGACATGATAAGGGAAGATCTGAATAAGGATCTAAATGAATATACTAATGAATCAACGACTGATCAAATATCTAAGATAGACTCTAGCAAATTAGACaaattagaagatgatACTATTAAAGAGGAAAAATTAAGAGCTCAGAAGATATTAAGATATTTAAGGATGATACTATTAAAGAGGAAAAATTAA
- the BUG1 gene encoding Bug1p (similar to Saccharomyces cerevisiae BUG1 (YDL099W); ancestral locus Anc_2.356), producing MFNDNEDDFMSTIKKEQEKDKIEKEENAMKQQITKLTEENKKLKFVNMDHETTIEDLKESIVEKDQKLLNLENQLKQLQDKVLQTELQLQQKITELQQNTNQNPTSQQQYDNISSPPISKPLSFANFNSGSPIVSNPNSAPGSPMPQPMNVDRSLLRKWKDWNVDMTTWRSVGSGPIVEF from the coding sequence AtgtttaatgataatgaagatgattttATGAGTACAATTAAAAAGGAACAAGAGaaagataaaattgaaaaggAAGAAAATGCCATGAAGCAACAGATTACGAAGTTAactgaagaaaataaaaaattgaaatttgtaaatatgGATCATGAAACAACCattgaagatttaaaagaatccATCGTTGAAAAGGATcaaaaacttttaaatttggaaaatcaattaaaacaGTTACAAGATAAAGTTTTACAGACTGAACTTCAATTACAACAAAAGATAACTGAATTACAACAAAATACTAATCAAAATCCAACATCACAGCAACAATATGATAACATTTCAAGTCCACCAATTTCAAAACCACTATCATTtgcaaattttaattcaggGTCTCCTATAGTTTCTAATCCAAATAGTGCACCAGGATCACCAATGCCACAACCTATGAACGTTGATCGTAGCTTATTAAGGAAATGGAAAGATTGGAATGTTGACATGACTACATGGAGAAGTGTTGGTTCTGGCCCAATCGTTGAATTTTGA
- the MRPS8 gene encoding mitochondrial 37S ribosomal protein uS8m MRPS8 (similar to Saccharomyces cerevisiae MRPS8 (YMR158W); ancestral locus Anc_2.357) — translation MSLAKLANTCAHLQNCSRVRLSLTSIPYTRLQLQFAYNLYKHGFLSSLQRGSTKCPDIEPTETTPDNISTRRLWLGLKYRENKPVLTSCKLISKPSLRISLNVSEMKQLCSGFPIRKIDPPQAGELVLINSPTVGLIDINEAIAKGLPGEIVCRIN, via the coding sequence ATGTCTCTAGCTAAATTGGCAAACACTTGTGCTCATCTTCAAAATTGTTCAAGAGTCCGATTATCTCTTACTTCTATCCCATATACTAGAttacaattacaatttGCATACAACTTATATAAACATGGATTCCTATCATCATTACAACGAGGATCTACTAAATGTCCTGATATTGAACCAACTGAGACTACGCCAGATAATATTTCTACAAGAAGATTATGGTTGGGTTTGAAATATAGAGAAAATAAACCAGTTTTAACATCATGTAAACTTATATCAAAACCAAGTTTAAGAATATCCTTAAACGTAAGTGAAATGAAACAATTATGTTCTGGTTTcccaattagaaaaatagaTCCTCCTCAAGCAGGTGAATTAGTCTTGATCAATTCTCCTACAGTTGGGTTAATAGATATTAATGAAGCTATTGCAAAAGGTTTACCAGGTGAAATTGTATgtagaattaattaa
- the SNU23 gene encoding U4/U6-U5 snRNP complex subunit SNU23 (similar to Saccharomyces cerevisiae SNU23 (YDL098C); ancestral locus Anc_2.359): MSNFGRRTWNRDEYLIVTDQNSQHHQNLNDSDLLNLKKNNTNYDNLLKNTLLGLNKKILTENVTSSKRGKQFGFHCELCNLTFKDNLQFIDHLNHKTHAIVFENLFDEPLVLDKRDNDDVPLQEIKDQWISLMDQFVNSNLDKSLIKKKRSKKIRKISTVEEPKSEVESMMGFSSFGSTKK, from the coding sequence ATGTCAAATTTTGGTAGAAGAACTTGGAATAGAGATGAATATCTAATCGTTACTGATCAAAATTCTCAACATCATCAGAATCTTAATGATTCGGATTTactgaatttgaaaaaaaataatacaaattatGATAacttattgaaaaatacttTGCTTggtttaaataaaaaaattttaactGAAAATGTTACTTCTTCAAAGAGAGGTAAACAATTCGGATTTCATTGTGAACTTTGTAATTTAACTTTTAAAGATAACCTACAATTCATTGATCACTTAAATCACAAGACTCATGCCATTGTTTTCGAAAACTTATTCGATGAACCATTGGTTTTAGACAAAAgagataatgatgatgttccattacaagaaattaaagatcAGTGGATCTCTTTAATGGATCAATTTGTTAATTCAAATCTTGATAAGAGCTTAATTAAGAAAAAGCgttctaaaaaaattcgTAAAATAAGCACAGTTGAAGAACCTAAATCTGAAGTGGAATCCATGATGggattttcttcatttggttctaccaaaaaataa